One part of the Flavobacterium johnsoniae UW101 genome encodes these proteins:
- the gndA gene encoding NADP-dependent phosphogluconate dehydrogenase: protein MSKFDFGIVGLGVMGRNLLLNIASHNFAAAGLDLDTEKVNSLQQEADAAHTIEATTDVKHFVELIQQPRAIMLLVPAGKPVDSAIASLLPHLDKGDIIIDGGNTYFTDTDRRFIELSEKGIHFFGMGISGGEKGARFGPAMMPGGDQKAYERLRPIFEAIAAKVDGEPCVEYLGNGSAGNYVKMVHNGIEYGIMQLISEIYDLMKRGYNLDDETIQKTFEEWNQTDDLRSYLIEITGKILKQKDEDGSLLINKISDWAKSKGTGKWTSQNAMDLQVPVPTIDAAVIMRDMSKTKPERIEAAKNLVWNTPESNVNTSEAIAALKSALYLSIVVTYAQGLAQLHTASKEYNYGLNLETVAKIWRGGCIIRATILEDFRKAYVAKSDLPNLLLDSGIASKLTENQAGMRAVIQFAVQKGLPAAGLMNSLAYFDSYRSANLPTNLIQAQRDFFGAHTYERIDKEGVFHTQWAE from the coding sequence ATGAGCAAATTTGATTTTGGAATTGTAGGACTCGGTGTAATGGGCCGTAACTTACTTTTAAATATCGCCAGCCATAACTTTGCGGCTGCAGGTTTAGACTTAGATACCGAAAAAGTCAACTCTCTTCAACAAGAAGCTGACGCCGCCCACACAATTGAAGCGACAACAGATGTAAAACATTTCGTAGAGCTTATTCAACAACCTAGAGCGATTATGCTTTTAGTTCCTGCCGGAAAACCGGTCGACAGCGCTATAGCCAGCTTATTACCACATTTAGATAAAGGTGACATCATAATCGATGGCGGAAACACTTATTTTACAGATACTGACAGACGATTTATAGAATTATCTGAAAAAGGTATTCATTTCTTCGGAATGGGAATTTCAGGCGGTGAAAAAGGTGCAAGATTCGGTCCTGCTATGATGCCGGGCGGTGATCAAAAAGCATACGAAAGACTTCGTCCTATTTTTGAGGCTATTGCTGCAAAAGTAGACGGCGAACCTTGTGTAGAATATTTAGGAAACGGTTCTGCAGGAAACTATGTAAAAATGGTTCATAACGGAATCGAATACGGAATTATGCAGTTAATTTCTGAGATTTATGACCTTATGAAAAGAGGTTATAACTTAGACGATGAAACGATTCAAAAAACTTTTGAAGAATGGAATCAAACTGATGATCTAAGATCGTATCTTATTGAAATTACTGGAAAAATTTTAAAACAAAAAGACGAAGACGGAAGCCTTCTTATCAATAAAATTTCAGATTGGGCAAAATCTAAAGGAACAGGAAAATGGACTTCACAAAATGCAATGGATTTGCAGGTTCCGGTTCCAACTATCGACGCCGCTGTTATAATGCGCGATATGTCTAAAACAAAACCTGAAAGAATTGAAGCTGCAAAAAACTTAGTTTGGAATACTCCTGAAAGTAATGTAAATACCAGCGAAGCAATTGCTGCTTTAAAATCGGCGTTATACCTTTCTATTGTTGTAACGTATGCTCAGGGATTAGCTCAGCTTCATACTGCTTCTAAAGAATACAATTACGGATTAAATCTGGAAACTGTTGCCAAAATCTGGCGCGGAGGCTGTATTATTCGTGCAACTATTCTGGAAGATTTCAGAAAAGCGTATGTCGCAAAATCTGATTTACCAAACTTACTTTTAGATTCTGGAATAGCTTCAAAATTAACCGAAAACCAAGCAGGAATGAGAGCTGTAATTCAGTTTGCCGTTCAAAAAGGATTACCTGCGGCTGGTTTGATGAATTCGTTAGCTTATTTTGACTCTTATAGATCTGCTAATCTGCCTACAAATTTAATTCAGGCACAGCGCGATTTCTTTGGGGCTCATACTTACGAACGCATCGACAAAGAAGGTGTTTTCCACACACAATGGGCTGAATAA
- the zwf gene encoding glucose-6-phosphate dehydrogenase, translating to MTKNKLKNPTIIVIFGGTGDLAKRKLFPAFQNLYLDGRMSEKFQIIALGRAEKTDEDFRSYVLENLENFSRKKGKSDPETEKFLSHITYHSLDIDKEESYLSLNEKIKGFDEAFGERANRLFYLSITPSFISTISSNIKKIGLAANPKQDRIIIEKPFGYDKTSAIELNEMLSQTFKEEQIYRIDHYLGKETVQNILAFRFGNSMFEPLWSRNFIDFVQITVAEEVGVEERGGFYEGVGALKDMIQNHLLQILCMTAMEAPASLSADDIRNRKADVLKSIRRIKPEEVDHYIVRGQYDAGTIKGKAVPGYRQDKGIAPDSNTETYVAMKIYLDNWRWQGIPFYLRTGKRMEEKQSSIIIQFKPVPHSSFSYGKEGMTPNRLIINIQPAMDIKLQFMTKKPGLSLSLRPAEMIFDYFSCSTMSPEAYETLIADALLGDPTLFMRWDQVEEAWDAIDTIQQVWKTTAPVNFPNYKAGSWGPEEADELLARQGHKWIPNTQTKEELLDDTDI from the coding sequence ATGACTAAAAATAAACTTAAAAATCCAACAATCATTGTTATTTTTGGAGGAACCGGAGACTTAGCAAAGAGAAAGCTCTTTCCCGCATTTCAAAATCTGTATCTTGACGGACGTATGTCTGAAAAATTTCAGATTATTGCACTTGGAAGAGCAGAAAAAACAGATGAAGATTTCCGCAGTTATGTTTTAGAAAATTTAGAAAATTTTTCAAGAAAAAAAGGCAAGTCAGATCCTGAAACAGAAAAATTTCTGTCTCACATAACATATCACAGCCTTGATATTGATAAAGAAGAATCTTATCTAAGTTTAAACGAAAAAATAAAAGGTTTTGATGAAGCGTTTGGAGAACGTGCCAATCGTCTTTTCTATCTTTCTATAACACCTTCTTTCATTTCTACTATTTCCAGCAATATCAAGAAAATTGGTCTTGCTGCAAACCCAAAGCAGGATCGTATTATTATTGAGAAACCATTTGGTTATGATAAAACTTCGGCGATTGAGCTGAACGAAATGCTTTCGCAGACTTTTAAAGAAGAACAGATATACAGAATCGATCATTATTTAGGTAAAGAAACAGTTCAGAACATTCTGGCTTTCCGATTTGGAAATTCAATGTTCGAACCTTTATGGAGCCGTAATTTTATTGACTTTGTTCAGATTACAGTAGCAGAAGAAGTGGGTGTAGAAGAACGAGGCGGTTTTTATGAAGGCGTTGGTGCATTAAAAGATATGATTCAAAATCACCTGCTTCAAATATTATGTATGACGGCAATGGAAGCACCAGCATCATTAAGTGCCGATGATATTCGTAACCGTAAAGCCGATGTTTTAAAATCTATCCGACGCATTAAACCAGAAGAAGTAGATCATTATATAGTAAGAGGTCAGTACGATGCCGGTACTATAAAAGGAAAAGCTGTTCCCGGATATCGTCAGGATAAAGGAATTGCTCCAGATTCTAATACTGAAACGTATGTGGCAATGAAGATTTATCTGGATAACTGGAGATGGCAGGGAATTCCGTTTTACCTTCGTACAGGAAAAAGAATGGAAGAAAAGCAATCATCCATTATAATTCAGTTTAAACCTGTTCCACATTCTTCATTTTCTTATGGAAAAGAAGGTATGACACCAAACCGACTGATTATCAACATTCAGCCGGCAATGGATATTAAACTGCAGTTTATGACCAAAAAACCAGGTCTATCACTTTCTTTAAGACCGGCAGAAATGATATTTGATTATTTTTCCTGCTCTACCATGTCGCCGGAAGCTTATGAAACCTTAATTGCAGATGCATTATTGGGCGATCCTACCCTATTTATGCGCTGGGATCAGGTAGAAGAAGCATGGGATGCAATCGACACTATCCAGCAGGTATGGAAAACTACAGCTCCTGTAAATTTCCCAAATTACAAAGCCGGAAGCTGGGGACCAGAAGAAGCTGATGAACTATTGGCACGCCAGGGACACAAATGGATTCCAAATACACAAACAAAAGAAGAACTTTTAGATGATACAGATATATAA
- the pgl gene encoding 6-phosphogluconolactonase, with the protein MIQIYNTTEEINTAAADLFTAAAQDAIAKRGKFTAVLTGGSSPSGIYKLLASDAYKNKIDWSKVYIFWGDERWVPLNDDLSNAKMSYAALLSHVPIPSENIFEMYKDGVTPEDYAVTYEQSIRKILGEEGKFDFIFLGMGDDGHTASLFPGEAVLNEQNKWVDAYFLAPQNMHRITLTAPLINKAEKIIVVTFGEKKAHALKEVTKGEYNPSLYPTQLIKPVSGELVFLVDKSAAGTN; encoded by the coding sequence ATGATACAGATATATAATACTACAGAAGAAATTAATACTGCAGCGGCAGACCTTTTTACAGCAGCAGCACAAGATGCAATTGCAAAAAGAGGAAAATTTACAGCAGTTCTTACTGGAGGTTCTTCTCCTTCAGGAATTTACAAACTGCTGGCTTCTGATGCATACAAAAACAAAATAGACTGGAGTAAAGTCTACATATTCTGGGGCGACGAACGCTGGGTGCCGCTAAATGATGATTTGAGCAACGCAAAAATGTCTTATGCAGCATTATTAAGCCACGTTCCTATTCCGTCTGAAAATATTTTTGAAATGTACAAAGACGGTGTAACACCAGAAGATTACGCAGTTACATACGAACAATCAATTCGAAAAATTTTAGGAGAAGAAGGAAAATTTGACTTTATCTTTTTAGGAATGGGAGATGACGGACACACGGCTTCTCTTTTTCCAGGTGAAGCAGTATTAAATGAACAAAACAAGTGGGTTGATGCCTATTTTCTGGCACCGCAGAACATGCACCGCATTACACTTACTGCTCCATTAATTAATAAAGCCGAAAAGATTATTGTAGTCACTTTTGGAGAGAAAAAAGCACATGCTTTAAAAGAAGTAACAAAAGGAGAATACAATCCTTCACTTTACCCTACGCAGCTAATTAAACCTGTCTCTGGAGAATTAGTATTTCTCGTAGATAAAAGTGCTGCAGGAAC